A single Cannabis sativa cultivar Pink pepper isolate KNU-18-1 chromosome 7, ASM2916894v1, whole genome shotgun sequence DNA region contains:
- the LOC115717538 gene encoding uncharacterized protein LOC115717538 has protein sequence MGKKRGKNGYMMIKLDMEKAYDKMSWKFIVEVLERLKFDARFVRWVKKCIKVKRMGLLLNGTVQGVISPTCGLRQEDPLSPALFIIAADVLSRLIMVKNAAGEIAGFKVKREGPTITHLMFADDIILFGKASVKEAKSFLKCFEDYCAWSGQAVNYQKSTVHFTQGVHSKKAEEIMNILGMKRMNRDSMYLGLPLFRSVKRAKDLNFLVDKVMQRVKSWKTRLLSKAGRACLIQSVGSSIATYVAASDIIPKKIARRVDKELRDFWWGDSENKKTWHTIDWSSLCQSKLRGGLGFRRIETINAAFIL, from the coding sequence ATGGGGAAGAAGCGAGGGAAAAATGGATACATGATGATTAAACTGGATATGGAAAAAGCTTACGACAAGATGAGTTGGAAATTTATTGTGGAAGTCCTGGAAAGACTAAAGTTTGACGCCAGATTTGTAAGATGGGTTAAGAAGTGTATTAAAGTCAAGAGAATGGGACTCCTTCTGAATGGTACAGTACAAGGTGTGATCTCCCCGACATGTGGCTTAAGACAAGAAGATCCGTTATCTCCGGCTTTGTTCATAATTGCCGCGGACGTGCTCTCTCGACTCATAATGGTAAAGAATGCGGCTGGGGAGATAGCTGGCTTCAAGGTAAAAAGAGAGGGACCAACCATTACACATTTGATGTTCGCCGACGACATTATACTGTTTGGCAAAGCATCAGTGAAGGAGGCGAAAAGTTTCCTTAAGTGTTTTGAAGACTATTGCGCTTGGTCTGGACAAGCAGTTAATTACCAAAAATCCACTGTTCACTTCACCCAAGGTGTCCATAGTAAGAAGGCGGAGGAGATCATGAATATTCTAGGGATGAAAAGGATGAATAGAGATTCTATGTACCTCGGATTGCCTTTATTCAGATCAGTGAAGAGAGCTAAGGATTTAAACTTCCTTGTCGACAAAGTTATGCAACGAGTTAAAAGCTGGAAAACAAGGTTATTATCCAAGGCAGGAAGAGCGTGTCTCATACAATCGGTTGGCTCCTCCATCGCTACGTATGTAGCTGCCTCTGATATAATTCCTAAGAAAATAGCAAGAAGAGTTGACAAAGAATTGCGAGACTTCTGGTGGGGAGACTCGGAGAACAAAAAGACTTGGCATACTATTGATTGGAGTTCACTTTGTCAATCAAAACTGCGGGGTGGTCTCGGGTTTAGAAGAATTGAAACTATTAATGCAGCCTTTATCCTTTAA
- the LOC115698142 gene encoding uncharacterized protein LOC115698142 — protein sequence MASTLVLVLVFIFDLIAFALAVAAEQRRTTARLVKQADYTYCVYDKDIATGLGVGAFLFLLISQIIIMVVTRCLCCGKALRPSGSRAWAIVLFISSWIFFVIAVSCLLSASVSNAVHTKYRRSLSCKVVRKGFFGAGAAFVVLTGIATELFYVSFSRANDGYATYARDTGVRMGNL from the exons ATGGCTTCCACTCTGGTACTGGTTTTGGTCTTCatttttgatttgattgctttTGCTCTTGCTGTTGCTGCTGAGCAGAGAAGAACTACT GCAAGATTAGTAAAGCAAGCTGATTACACCTATTGTGTTTATGACAAAGATATCGCGACTGGTTTAGGCGTTGGGGCGTTTTTGTTCTTGTTGATAAGTCAAATCATTATAATGGTAGTAACCCGATGCTTGTGTTGTGGGAAGGCATTAAGACCGAGCGGTTCAAGGGCTTGGGCCATTGTTCTGTTCATTTCTAGCTG GATATTCTTCGTCATTGCAGTATCGTGTTTGCTCTCGGCTTCAGTGTCAAACGCGGTTCACACCAAGTATAGGAGATCGTTGTCGTGTAAGGTAGTGAGGAAAGGTTTCTTTGGAGCAGGAGCTGCATTTGTTGTGCTTACAGGTATAGCGACCGAGCTCTTTTATGTTAGTTTTTCTAGGGCGAACGACGGTTATGCAACTTATGCTAGGGACACCGGTGTTAGAATGGGGAATCTGTAG
- the LOC115696833 gene encoding dof zinc finger protein DOF1.8-like: MGLSSKQVVINSKESLSFDHNWKSHTYNSPTNSQPQQKSPAMSSPGTRRNPASAPAPAPEQLKCPRCDSSNTKFCYYNNYNKSQPRHFCRTCKRHWTKGGTLRNVPVGGGRKNKRLKKSSAATATATAVAAATANSDINSTVLFNDDHDQKTISEILYQAVMVRPPPPPSTPAPAPAPASDELMGFKSSFSSSSTTSPFECFPSSFDQIITTATTTNYHHEDQFKVLMAESTLSQPSPQPPWLEASTSNNHNNNNNNDDIIMPSYLNWDDDIDTLVSSDQINLSWDYDDHDHHDDSHFRHNKNSL; the protein is encoded by the coding sequence ATGGGATTAAGTTCAAAACAAGTAGTGATCAATAGCAAAGAAAGCTTAAGCTTTGATCATAATTGGAAGAGCCATACTTACAACTCACCCACCAATTCTCAACCGCAGCAAAAATCTCCGGCAATGTCATCTCCCGGAACACGGCGGAATCCGGCATCGGCGCCGGCGCCGGCGCCGGAGCAACTCAAGTGTCCCCGGTGTGACTCATCAAACACTAAATTTTGTTACTACAATAACTACAACAAGTCTCAACCTAGACACTTTTGTAGAACTTGCAAAAGGCATTGGACTAAAGGCGGCACTCTTCGAAATGTTCCGGTTGGCGGCGGCCGGAAAAACAAGCGCCTCAAGAAATCATCCGCCGCCACAGCCACCGCCACTGCCGTTGCCGCCGCCACAGCAAACTCAGATATCAATTCCACTGTTTTGTTCAATGATGATCATGATCAGAAAACCATATCTGAAATTCTTTACCAAGCTGTTATGGTCCGGCCACCTCCCCCGCCGTCCACGCCGGCGCCGGCGCCGGCGCCGGCGAGTGATGAATTGATGGGTTTTAAGAGCTCATTCTCCTCAAGTAGTACAACAAGCCCATTTGAGTGTTTTCCAAGCTCATTTGATCAAATAatcacaacagcaacaacaacaaattaTCATCATGAAGATCAATTCAAAGTACTTATGGCTGAGTCAACGCTGAGTCAACCATCACCACAACCACCATGGCTTGAAGCTTCAACAagtaataatcataataataataataataatgatgatattattatgccAAGTTACTTGAATTGGGATGATGACATAGATACACTTGTCTCTAGTGATCAAATCAATTTGTCATGGGATTATGATGATCATGATCATCATGATGATTCTCATTTTCGTCACAACAAAAATTCActctaa
- the LOC115697315 gene encoding uncharacterized protein LOC115697315, whose product MTVETLPQPNGVVSNGGGGLDSNSTISNAPKKSRESERRRRRRKQKKNKAARATDVDTATGDDSDDDAKENQNPQQILEQVEIEYVPEKAELEEGMDEEFRKIFEKFSFQDSAGAEEDKKDEAAEKATANKNSDSDSEEDENDNQQKEKGVSNKKKKLQRRMKIAELKQICARPDVVEVWDATAADPKLLVFLKSYRNTVPVPRHWCQKRKFLQGKRGIEKQPFQLPDFIAATGIEKIRQAYIEKEDSKKLKQKQRERMQPKMGKMDIDYQVLHDAFFKYQTKPKLTSLGDLYHEGKEFEVKLREMKPGMLSHELKEALGMPDGAPPPWLINMQRYGPPPSYPHLKIPGLNAPIPAGASFGYHPGGWGKPPVDESGHPLYGDVFGVLQTEQPNYEEEPVDKTKHWGDLEEEEEEEEEEEEEEEEEEEDQVGEDELGDGTQSVESFSSTPTGVETPDVIDLRKQQRKEPDRPLYQVLEEKEERIAPGTLLGTTHTYVVGTGTQDKSSAAAAAKRVDLLRGQKTDKVDVTLQPEELEALENVLPAKYEEAREEEKLRSQREDFSDMVAENEKKRKRKMQEKEGKSKKKDFKF is encoded by the exons ATGACGGTGGAGACTCTCCCCCAACCAAACGGCGTCGTTTCCAATGGCGGCGGAGGCCTTGATTCAAACTCCACCATCTCAAATGCTCCCAAGAAGTCTCGGGAGAGCGAGCGCCGTCGTCGGAGGCGAAAGCAGAAGAAAAACAAAGCTGCTCGTGCTACCGATGTTGATACCGCTACCGGAGACGATAGCGATGATGATGCTAAGGAAAATCAAAATCCGCAGCAG ATTCTGGAGCAAGTTGAGATTGAGTATGTTCCTGAGAAAGCAGAGTTAGAAGAGGGTATGGATGAGgagtttagaaaaatatttgaaaaattcagTTTCCAGGATTCTGCTGGTGCTGAG gaGGATAAGAAAGATGAGGCTGCTGAGAAAGCAACTGCAAATAAGAATAGTGACTCAGACTCGGAAGAGGACGAAAATGACAACCAACAAAAGGAGAAAGGTGTGTCAAATAAGAAAAAGAAG CTTCAACGGAGGATGAAGATTGCGGAACTCAAACAGATATGTGCTAGGCCTGATGTTGTTGAG GTGTGGGATGCGACGGCTGCAGATCCCAAGTTGCTGGTCTTTTTGAAGTCCTATCGAAATACTGTACCCGTGCCAAGACATTGGTGCCAAAAACGGAAATTTCTGCAG GGCAAGCGTGGTATCGAGAAACAACCTTTTCAGCTACCTGATTTCATTGCTGCCACTGGAATTGAGAAAATTAGACAG GCTTACATAGAAAAAGAGGATAGTAAGAAGTTGAAGCAAAAGCAACGAGAACGTATGCAGCCAAAGATGGGCAAAATGGATATCGACTATCAG GTTCTCCACGATGCATTTTTTAAATACCAGACTAAGCCAAAGCTGACAAGTCTCGGTGATTTGTACCACGAAGGCAAGGAGTTTGAG GTAAAATTGAGAGAGATGAAGCCAGGTATGCTATCACATGAATTAAAAGAAGCTCTTGGTATGCCAGATGGTGCACCTCCCCCATGGCTAATCAATATGCAG AGATATGGTCCTCCACCATCGTATCCACACCTAAAGATTCCCGGGCTAAATGCTCCTATTCCTGCTGGAGCGAGCTTTGGTTATCATCCTGGAGGCTGGGGTAAGCCTCCTGTTGATGAA TCCGGCCACCCACTATATGGAGATGTTTTTGGTGTTCTGCAAACCGAACAGCCTAATTATGAG GAAGAGCCTGTGGATAAGACAAAACACTGGGGTGATCTGGAggaggaagaggaagaagaagaagaggaggaggaagaggaagaagaagaggaagaagatcaAGTTGGGGAAGATGAATTAGGGGACGGCACACAATCTGTGGAAAGCTTCTCGag TACGCCTACTGGTGTTGAGACACCTGATGTCATTGACCTTCGTAAGCAGCAGAGGAAAGAACCGGACAGGCCCCTATATCAA GTACTCGAAGAAAAAGAGGAGAGAATTGCTCCAGGGACACTGCTCGGAACAACCCACAC ATATGTTGTCGGGACCGGTACACAAGACAAATCTtcagctgctgctgctgctaaAAGG GTTGATCTGCTTAGAGGCCAGAAAACAGATAAAGTGGATGTCACTCTACAACCCGAAGAATTGGAAGCATTGGAAAATGTTTTGCCTGCCAA ATACGAGGAAGCAAGAGAAGAGGAGAAGCTCCGAAGTCAGCGGGAAGATTTCAGTGACATGGTTGCAGAG AACGAGAAGAAAAGGAAGCGAAAAATGCAGGAAAAGGAAGGGAAATCGAAGAAGAAGGATTTCAAGTTCTAG